The Prinia subflava isolate CZ2003 ecotype Zambia chromosome 2, Cam_Psub_1.2, whole genome shotgun sequence genomic sequence GCCAGGTTTCTACCTGGCAGTAGTGCTGAACAGCTAAACTCTCAGAGTTTACAAAAAGGGCTACACTTACCCAAGGGACCACATGGCATTGAAGAGTCCAGACACCAGTCCCAGAAGACTCAGACCTTCTTCAAATCCATTCTCACTGCAGAAAGACAGACCAGTTAGAGTAGTACAATACATACTGTGTCTCAGTCTGTAGCCTTTCCCTATAGACTTTTCCCTGTCCTTTTAATGTGCACACCACATAAATAGTTAACAAGCAAAAGTGTACAGTAGAATGTCTGTTTACGCAGTACTTTCTTCTTTGCTGCCTCTCTGGAGGAATGCAGTGCTACACCTCATCTCTGATTTCTCCCAGGTAAGATCACACCATTGCACCAATTCCTCATGTTTCATATGGCAAGTGTGAAACTGTGACAGGTGGCTTTTTAGAAGCAAAGACCTTGTTCCAAAAGGCATGTACTACAAAGAGTAAATCAAGACCCTTCTAGGTCATTACTGAGGTACACGTGAACAAAGTTATACTGGGAGGATAATGACTGGGGAGCTCAGTCAGAAAAAAACTAAGACAAGTGGAAGCATTTAAATGTCACTATCTGCCTTTGCCTCAAAAAGGGGCAAAAAAGCCACATTTCACATTCACCCCTGAAAAACAGTTGCAGGTTCCTAGTGTCAGTAACATGAAAGAAAGGTTGGACTGAGTTACTTACTATGCACATTGCAGCATCTCTGGGAACACTGGGATAGCACTCATGCCAAGGGAAAAGCCAATCAAAACCAACACCAGCACAAACATCCACAGCTGACTGAAAGAGAGGAATTTACAAGAATTAGCTGCTGAAGACTCTTTCCAGTAAGGACTGCATTTGACTGAAGGCTGTTATATCAGCTCTCCCTGACTGATGAGCAAATTATGTTTTGAAGTCTTGAAGCCAATACTAATACTTGAAAAATCCAGTTCTATGCTTTAGAAAAAAACTTTGTAAAAGAATGTGAAAAACCTGTGCTCAAATTATATGTTTTCTTATCAAATGCGGTTCATTTTATGAGGTACATATAGGGAAGAGGTAGACAAATGAGGTTAACTGAGCAATGCCTTTGTGCAAGCACCAGACTTGGTTTGTTGCAGAAGTGAAGGATTTCGAAGTTAAAATTTTGTAGCCTAATATATTACAACCAAATAGACTTAGCTAAAGAATTTTGAAGACtttactaatttatttttctccccagcTCAAATCTATGATCTAAATTTGAAACTGCACCAGTTTCAAACCTATGATCTCTAAAAATTAGCAACCTAAGAGGAGTTCTACGCATTAACAAGCCTATTACTTTAACAGACGATCTAACCTAGGACAAAAGGATTGTGTAGTTGTTTGTAAATGTAGCAAAGCATTTTGCTGTGAATTAACTTGAGAAATATGACATTACAGCATTCAGGTGCAACAGGCATTGTCTTTGCTAGTGAAAACAAAGCTATAATCTGTCACTTTTCTCAGAAGCTATAGacagagaaaagtaaaatcCGTACTGCTGATAATAAATAAACCCCATAGTTAAAAAACACTgatgaaatagaaaaatttgGAAATTAAGACAAAATGAGATCTTTGTTTTGCTGAACTGGAAATACCACAAAACtgtgagggaaggggaaaaaaagcaacattCTTCCTACCATACACATTAACATGAACACAGTAAcagtaaaaagcaaaagaaaaggctCTATTTTATGAAGCTGTAAAATCTCCATTTTCAGATGCTTTCACTGCTTTACATTCACAATCTCATGTTACACATCAAAAAACCACCATGTTTCTGGTCAAAGGTAGAAGTTAACAACCAAATCTGTTTCACAGTCAGAGCTGCTAATTACAGACTTACGGGCATACACGACTATGGTTGAAAACATCGTACAACGGGACAGGCTCAGGTAGAGGCAGTACCTTTCAAtgtgcagcacaggagcaggtCCTAGCATGAAAAAGCACACTGCTGTCATTAAGTCTCCGGATGTCAGCAGCCACTTCCTGATGTACTGTGTAAGAAAAGGAAGAGCTATGTAATTTAAAACTGGGAATTTGTCATCTACATCAAGAAACAATAAATTCTTGTTTCCTCACCCCAAATGCAACCACTGGCAGCAGTGGCTTAGTAGAGAGATTTCAGGATACTGAGCAATGGTCCTTCTCGGTTCCCAGAGTATTTTAGGTCTTAGTCTTGTTTAATATAAGAAACACCCTGTAGCATTTCATGATGATCTTTAAGTTCCTTTCAATCCAggtcattctatgattctatgtaATTCTCATGTACAAAGGGCATTACTAGTTTGTGTCAAGAAAAAAGTGTCAGAAAACTGTCACTATCCTTCAGGCACAGCATTCAAAGTGTAGGTTTTCCTTGGACAATCAACACTGGCAGTTTTAGGTGTATCACAGTCAAAGTCTCTTTCTATGGTGCTGTTAAGAGCTAAAGGACCAGGCTAAAGGATAGGCAGCCCACTGTGCTGATCTAATTTgaatattacattttttaagaGATGAAGTCAACACAGCTAACCAGAACATCTTTACTCCTCTTCTCAAGAGCTAATAAAATCAGATGTGGTTAAAACCATAGATAACTGGGACATATTTTCCCACTCTCTTTTCCACATTGCTTGGAAAAGGATTATGCTTAGTCCACTAGAAAAGCTCAGCACACTTTAACTGCTTGTCCAATTTCCTTTTACTGACTTGGACATTCTTAAATTACCCTGGACCTTGCAAAAGAGACTTCCCACGTGGCAGTAATGGGTGCATGTGCAAGGTCTTGAAAGGCAGATGCCCTTACAGGACCAGACCTACATGCTTTGTTTCATCCCTTGCCCCCACCTTTAAGTAAATGCACAGAGTACTTTAGTaactctgcacacacagcagggtAGGACTCACCGGCTGTTTGTCACTTACGAGTCCAAGGAGGGGAGAAGACACGGAGTATGAGAGTGCCAAACCAAGGAACACCAAGCCCACGTAACCAGCTGGGAGTTTGAACTATGGAAAGgaagacaaataaaacaaaaaccaagatAAACCATGTATGCTACATTCGTTGAAGAATATAATTACCCTGGACCTTGCAAAAGAGACTTAATATATTAAgtcaaaatactgaaatgagcaattttaagtattttactGATACCACACGGagtttttttaagtatttgaaGTCACCCACAGAGCTTCAGTTTCATTGCTTTCACCAACTCTTTTTAAGCATAGAGTGGTGGAAACACCTGACACAACTGCACTGATATAAAACCTAAATTATGTCAGGAGAAAACATTATGCTATGTCCCGTACAGCAGCACACTGGATTCCAACATTAAAATCTAACAAACTTGAAACAGACACTTCAGACACTGAAATTTCAATGGACTTAGTCTCTACCTTTCCAGATCCCTCCTGGGAGATGGAAGATGTACATTCACATCTCCACTGATGAAAGAGGTTAGCATCCACTCCCCTCCACCCTGGACAAGTGCTCAAAGTACAGACTAGGCAGACAAAGCAGCACTGCCATCTGTGAAACACCACTCCTTAGGAAAATAATTCATAAATAAAGCCCTCAAAGACTATTGCTTAATTTCACCTAGGAAGAGAATCTTAAAGGGGTTCACACCAAGAGATGTAACACTgtcagtgactgcagcagctgtcaAGAATTTGATTTTGGGAAGGAAGAAGTCCCTTTTTACAAAAGCAGTTTCTATGCCCTATTCAGAGACAGTACTTTGCAGCTGAAAGACATTTAAGTGGAGAAAGcccattttaaaaagctttacaTTTCTTCATTCTCAAAGTTATCAAAACCCAGCAGGTCTTGAGATGGTGCAGTGGATATTGACTTATCAGTACTGTAGAAATCAAGTTATTTGGAATTCATACAACTAACAGTTAACTAAAACAGTGTTAATTGGATGAAGCTCAATTTTGTTAAGGATATTTACATTTATAACCAGTTACTATTTGTTAAGTCAAGACTTTACTGCATGTTAGCAGGACTTACCTTCTTTAGGATAAATAGAGACATTGTGGGatccaaaaaacccaagcatGCACTTAGAGAAAATATAGTGAGACAGAGTATTAAGACTTTCGGCAGAAGAATGAGCTTCCAGAAGGATTCCTTCCTAGGAGTTGAATCTGTTTCAATAGAAGAGGAGGGGAAAGTGCAttattttcagcagcagaagctcATGATTGATCTTTTTGCCttagaaaagaaacagtatttccttttttttagtCCTCTTAGTCCTGTTGCACAACAGATGAAAGTCAATAGTTAATTATTAGGTGCTATACTATTTTTATAGTAAAAACCAAAAATTGATAGGTGAAGAAGAAAAGTATACAATTTAGATTTTAACACTGCAAATCCCCAATGTGAAAAGAACTGAAACATATATTACTACAATTatgtgaaaaaattatttgcttctCTGCCAGCAGTTATACAATGAAATCCTCATGGTTATGTCTCAGCTTGATACATGAACACATAGATGAAGAATTCATATCCAATAAAAGAAACATGCTTTGAGAGTCAGATAAAAAGATTGCTATTTATCAGTTGAGATCTATCCAAGTTTTAAAGCAATTAATTGAACTCCGACATGTTCAATTTGTACTCAGGAAACTTCTTTCAGATGTCATGGTTATGTGGGAATTTTAAATCAGGCCCTCTCCCTGTAATACCTGAATGTGGTCTCAAAGTATACAAAGAACTAAAAGTTCAAGCACTAGCATCCACCAGCTCAGAGCTAACATTTATGTAACATAATTCCAAATTGGCAGCTATATCATGATGATTTCAGAGCTTAGAGAGGTCAGGGGGAAAGTCAGCAGTAGCAAAACATGGTTAATCATTGTAAGTTTCTTCTAAAAGTCAATATACTTGAAGTTATTCTCCATGATTTTCATGTTAAAGgataaaaaatattacaaagcatttaaaagttactagctttttttttctctagaaaagAATAACAGAACTGGAACCTTACAATTAGTCTTGTGTGAGGGCTTATCTTTAAGCTAGTTTTCTGTCCAAGCAGGATCATctaaaatttaataaatttatatGACCTCCATCACTTCATTAAACCCCTCCTTTATTAACTTTAACTTTTTTTGTATTAATCAGATCCTGCATTGTTCAGTacaaataaacacttttttttctccctataATTAGTTTTCCCCTCCACTGTTAACTCTTCAAACATGTTGAATTCTCCTGCTTTAGGCAAAATCTGTCTCCAGCTTTTCTTTAACTAGCTGCAATGACAAACCTATAGGAAGAAGACACAACTGGTCCTTTACAAGCCCTGAATCtaagacaaaagagaaaaaatatatctcAGTTCATTTCCATACAGAGTTTCTAGTGTTTGCAGAAAGGGGCATGAGGAGTTGTATTAATTCCAGCCCATCTCATGAATTTAAGTTAGCATTAAACATGGGCCTGATCAAGATGGTCAGCTAATTCAACTGGAGTTTTGCCCTCTGACTTGGATCAGACTCCAGAAGCTGACACTTTTTTAACGACACTTAAGTACATGAGAAGTTAATGTGAGTGAAAGAAGCAGGTAGAAGGGTGCTTACCATATTTTGGCAATATGCACATATTCACAGGCACCAAAGCCAACACTATGCATCCCAGTGTGATGAAAGGGACCTCATAACCAAATGATTGATACAAAAAGCCACCCAAAGGTGGGCCCAGCACCAGTCCAAGTCCTGAAAAAATTTCAAGGCTGCCCTAAAGGAtgaaaaag encodes the following:
- the SLC18B1 gene encoding MFS-type transporter SLC18B1 isoform X3; amino-acid sequence: MMCYSILGPFFPSEAEKKGASNTIVGLIFGCFALFNFLTSIILGSYLSQIGAKFMFVAGMFASGCVTILFGMLDKVPSGPVFIGFCFLVRAGDAISFAAAITASFSILAKAFPTNIATVLGSLEIFSGLGLVLGPPLGGFLYQSFGYEVPFITLGCIVLALVPVNMCILPKYDSTPRKESFWKLILLPKVLILCLTIFSLSACLGFLDPTMSLFILKKFKLPAGYVGLVFLGLALSYSVSSPLLGLVSDKQPYIRKWLLTSGDLMTAVCFFMLGPAPVLHIESQLWMFVLVLVLIGFSLGMSAIPVFPEMLQCAYENGFEEGLSLLGLVSGLFNAMWSLGSFVGPVLGGFLNEELGFEWAAAIQGGWPLLSGLATGIFYIIEATRKSSSSSLQNPPGGNEERTHLMGNET